A DNA window from Hordeum vulgare subsp. vulgare chromosome 1H, MorexV3_pseudomolecules_assembly, whole genome shotgun sequence contains the following coding sequences:
- the LOC123416474 gene encoding uncharacterized protein LOC123416474, whose product MAATSVASAPRPLRATPRRQPGAPCHHHHAAPLHALRRPRLAVSASTTDEASGASSSSSSRFYFNFTGFPFPLGPFLNRRTTRTEAVKGSVWLFEQEQALGFSSVSTNTRMTVVKLRSGGLWVHAPIAPTKECIQLIKELGAPVEHIVLPTFAYEHKIFLGPFSRKFPGAQVWVAPRQWSWPVNLPLEFFGVFRSKPLEDEDDATPWAAEIEQKVLSSPEVGIGPYVEVAFYHKPSRTLLVTDAVIFVPRQPPDCISKESLLAAAKNGLAVKILSKGREVPDDPVEDNKLTRQTGWERMVLQILFLGPSNLLEPNASFAQMSQKLIVSPIVKTLVFSKVPEKVRDWVDRIAADWPFRRIIPAHFAAPINASRSDFLAAFAFLDEFLPDRPAASPSLSLMFASLMGKAASYFPPDDMKTLSSLDDFLVSVGAVKKTVSGRKR is encoded by the exons ATGGCAGCCACATCCGTCGCCTCCGCCCCGCGCCCGCTCCGCGCGACGCCGCGCCGGCAGCCCGGCgcgccctgccaccaccaccacgccgcgccTCTCCACGCCCTCCGCAGGCCGCGCCTCGCCGTCTCGGCCTCAACCACCGACGAAGCCagcggcgcctcctcctcctcctcgtcgcggTTCTACTTCAACTTCACCGGCTTCCCCTTCCCGCTCGGCCCCTTCCTCAACCGCCGCACCACCCGCACCGAG GCGGTGAAGGGCAGCGTATGGCTGTTCGAGCAGGAGCAGGCGCTGGGCTTCAGCAGTGTCTCCACCAACACCCGCATGACCGTCGTCAAGCTGCGCTCCGGCGGGCTCTGGGTGCACGCCCCCATCGCCCCCACCAAGGAATGCATCCAG CTGATCAAGGAGCTGGGCGCGCCGGTGGAGCACATCGTGCTGCCGACCTTCGCGTACGAGCACAAGATCTTCCTCGGCCCCTTCTCCAGGAAGTTCCCCGGGGCGCAGGTGTGGGTGGCGCCGCGCCAGTGGAGCTGGCCCGTCAACCTGCCGCTCGAGTTCTTCGGGGTCTTCCGCTCCAAGCCCCTCGAGGACGAGGACGATGCCACGCCCTGGGCCGCCGAGATCGAGCAGAAGGTGCTCAGCTCGCCGGAAGTTG GCATTGGGCCGTACGTGGAGGTGGCGTTCTACCATAAGCCTTCCAGGACATTGCTGGTGACGGATGCTGTGATTTTTGTTCCTCGGCAGCCGCCCGATTGCATCAGCAAAGAGTCCTTGTTGGCAGCTGCCAAGAACGGCTTGGCGGTGAAGATACTAAGCAAAGGGAGAGAGGTTCCTGATGATCCTGTTGAGGACAACAAGCTGACCCGGCAGACAG GATGGGAGAGGATGGTACTTCAAATACTGTTTCTTGGCCCCTCAAATCTTCTGGAACCGAACGCGAGCTTCGCCCAAATGTCACAGAAACTGATCGTTTCACCAATCGTGAAGACGCTCGTTTTCAGCAAAGTTCCAGAAAAG GTGAGGGACTGGGTGGACAGGATCGCCGCAGACTGGCCCTTCCGGCGGATCATCCCGGCGCACTTCGCTGCCCCGATCAACGCGAGCCGGTCCGATTTCCTGGCCGCCTTCGCCTTCCTCGACGAGTTCCTCCCGGACCGCCCCGCCGCGTCGCCCAGCCTGTCCCTCATGTTTGCCTCGCTCATGGGCAAGGCGGCCAGCTACttcccgccggacgacatgaagaCGCTCTCCTCGCTCGACGACTTCCTGGTCTCCGT